The Paenibacillus sp. FSL W8-0426 region GGGTAACGCGTTACGTTCTCACGGACGAGCGTGTATACCACACCTTCGTCAGCATGAGTCCCATGATTGCGATCATAGCGGTGTCTGCCGTGTACCGGGGATACTTTCAGGGCAAACAGAATATGATCCCCAGCGCAGCTTCTTCCATCACCGAGACGATTGTACGCATTGTCTGCGTCATTTGGTTTTCCTGGCTGCTGGTTCCCCAAGGCATTGAACGGGCTGCAGCCGGCGCCATGCTGGGTGCGCTTGTCGGCGAGTTTGCAGGAATGCTCATTTTGCTGTGGAATTACGGCAGGGCCAAGAAAGAACAGAAGAGAACAGAAGTGCAACCGAAATCCCCCCTCCAAAACCAAGACGAAACGACAGGCAAAACGCCCATCGACTCGGCAGCCTCTCAAAAAGGGCTGATTCGCAGACTGCTCGCCATTTCGGTTCCCGTAACCGCAGGACGGTTGGTCGGATCCCTTTCTTATTTGGCCGAAACGATCGTTACCGCGCAAAGTCTCGCCCTTGCGGGGTTATCCAGAGGACTGGCCACGGCCCAGTACGGTGCGCTGCAAGGCATGATCATTCCTTTGCTGCTCCTGCCCGGCGCGCTGACGTCTTCGCTGGCGACCTCTCTTGTGCCTTCTTTGTCCGAAGCATCCGCCCAAGGCGATCGCGCACTCATACATAAGCGCATGCACCAGGCTTTGCGTCTGGCTCTGGTCACAGGGGCTCCGTTCTCGGTATTCATGTACGTGCTTGCGGAACCGCTGTGCCTTTTGATATACAATGACGCTTCGATTGGCAACATGCTGAAATTAATGGCTCCTTTTGCCTTGTTCATTTATATTCAGCCACCGCTGCAAGCGGCTCTTCAGGCCCTTGATCGGCCGGGCAAGGCGCTGCTCAATACATTCATCGGGGCGGTGATCAAAATCTCTCTGATTTTGCTGCTCGCTTCCCGTCCGGAATTTGGCATAATTGGCGCGGTTATCGCCATCTGCGTCAACTCCACCATCGTCACGTTCCTTCATGCCGGCAGTGTGCGCAAACTGCTCGCTTTTCGTTTCAAGCTTATGGACTGGACCAAAACCATTGCAGGCATGTTTATTATGGGTGCGGCGACGCTGCTCGTTTACGAGCAAACCGTTGTGCTGTTTCCTTTGTGGCTCAGGCTGATTATGGCTTCGATCGCAGGTTTGATCGTTTACTTTATCGTCATGGGCTTGACCCGCATGATCGACTTTCACGATCTGTCCCGCGCGCCCATCATTGGTTCGTGGTTCAATCGCCGTTTGCGGAAATGACTTTACTTCGGATCCTCTTTGGGACTTACGTAAATTTTTCCGTT contains the following coding sequences:
- the spoVB gene encoding stage V sporulation protein B, whose protein sequence is MKKQTFIQGAMILLAAGIINRVLGFIPRIALPRVIGAEGVGLYQLSYPFFIVLVTLITGGIPLAIAKLVAEADTGANRYSPQRILQVSLSFTLTLGVLFMFLCIVFAPWVTRYVLTDERVYHTFVSMSPMIAIIAVSAVYRGYFQGKQNMIPSAASSITETIVRIVCVIWFSWLLVPQGIERAAAGAMLGALVGEFAGMLILLWNYGRAKKEQKRTEVQPKSPLQNQDETTGKTPIDSAASQKGLIRRLLAISVPVTAGRLVGSLSYLAETIVTAQSLALAGLSRGLATAQYGALQGMIIPLLLLPGALTSSLATSLVPSLSEASAQGDRALIHKRMHQALRLALVTGAPFSVFMYVLAEPLCLLIYNDASIGNMLKLMAPFALFIYIQPPLQAALQALDRPGKALLNTFIGAVIKISLILLLASRPEFGIIGAVIAICVNSTIVTFLHAGSVRKLLAFRFKLMDWTKTIAGMFIMGAATLLVYEQTVVLFPLWLRLIMASIAGLIVYFIVMGLTRMIDFHDLSRAPIIGSWFNRRLRK